One Clostridium estertheticum DNA segment encodes these proteins:
- the cobC gene encoding alpha-ribazole phosphatase: MNIYLLRHGQTEENRRGSYYGNLDIGLNAIGIIQGNKAKIFFNDIKLDRVYVSEKKRTTEMANLVLGQAEIQIIQDNRINETNFGDFEGKTYEEIKTLYPKESVCWQNNWMEFVPPRGESYIELCERVKHFMEDIKKLECDDILICTHSGVIRAIYCYVMNENIDLFWKFGCKNGDISVIKYEYGNLYIDAINHNA, encoded by the coding sequence ATGAATATTTATTTGCTAAGGCATGGTCAGACGGAAGAAAATAGAAGAGGTTCTTATTATGGTAATTTGGATATAGGCCTAAATGCAATTGGCATAATTCAAGGAAATAAAGCTAAAATTTTCTTTAATGATATAAAATTAGATAGGGTATATGTTAGTGAAAAAAAAAGAACCACAGAAATGGCAAATTTAGTTTTAGGACAAGCGGAAATCCAGATTATACAGGATAATAGAATAAATGAGACTAACTTTGGAGATTTTGAAGGGAAGACCTACGAGGAAATTAAGACGCTCTATCCTAAGGAAAGTGTCTGTTGGCAAAATAATTGGATGGAATTTGTACCTCCTAGGGGTGAAAGCTATATTGAGTTATGTGAAAGAGTTAAGCACTTTATGGAGGACATTAAAAAGTTAGAATGTGACGATATTTTAATTTGTACTCATTCTGGAGTCATAAGAGCTATATATTGTTATGTTATGAATGAGAATATAGATTTATTTTGGAAATTTGGTTGTAAAAATGGTGACATAAGCGTTATAAAATATGAATATGGTAATTTATATATTGATGCCATTAATCATAATGCATAA
- a CDS encoding HNH endonuclease: MFQCEVCGKPADKHHIVYKSQGGIEFPLNFRYLCALHHRGNTGPHKNRILDLKYKLNMQRKLENILIKEVYLIEELEPLLNINKGMIKRLFKDCKLNDKGFNRADIIFRLMGRIKYDEKMLYDAKT; encoded by the coding sequence TTGTTTCAGTGTGAAGTTTGTGGAAAGCCAGCAGATAAACATCATATAGTTTATAAAAGTCAAGGTGGTATTGAATTTCCACTTAACTTTAGATACCTTTGCGCGCTTCATCATAGAGGAAACACTGGACCTCACAAAAATAGAATACTAGATTTAAAATATAAGCTCAATATGCAGAGAAAACTTGAAAATATTTTAATAAAGGAAGTTTATCTCATTGAGGAATTAGAACCTTTGCTTAATATAAATAAGGGTATGATTAAAAGACTTTTTAAGGACTGTAAGTTAAATGATAAAGGCTTTAATAGAGCGGATATTATTTTTAGGCTTATGGGAAGAATAAAATATGATGAGAAAATGCTATACGACGCAAAGACTTAA
- the cobS gene encoding adenosylcobinamide-GDP ribazoletransferase encodes MKEYLNDFLLFFQFFTRVPINKNLKCEKENFRRGSIFFPVVGLFIGLVQWVVYYILIKVLPINITAVFVVIIPIIITGGLHVDGLGDTCDGFFSLKGDKDKIIEVMKDSRVGTYASIAIVFDMLARYAAVCTIIAINSPLILIATPIIARFTVVFLSFIGKNAKEKGSGNIFIGNIDLKRLAITAITTIAFGTLLIGINKSGILIASGLVLSFLFNKFCESKITGLTGDSLGANNELVEILTMILFVAMS; translated from the coding sequence ATGAAAGAATATTTAAATGATTTTTTACTGTTTTTTCAGTTTTTTACACGTGTACCTATAAATAAAAATTTGAAATGTGAAAAAGAAAACTTTAGACGCGGATCTATATTTTTTCCTGTGGTAGGATTGTTTATTGGACTTGTCCAGTGGGTAGTTTATTATATATTAATAAAAGTGCTGCCAATAAATATTACAGCAGTATTTGTAGTTATTATACCAATAATTATTACTGGTGGATTACATGTAGATGGACTAGGAGACACATGCGATGGGTTCTTTTCCTTGAAAGGTGACAAAGATAAAATAATAGAGGTTATGAAGGACAGCAGAGTAGGTACGTATGCAAGTATTGCTATAGTATTTGATATGTTAGCAAGATATGCAGCGGTGTGCACTATAATAGCAATAAATTCACCACTTATTTTAATTGCTACGCCAATAATTGCAAGATTTACCGTGGTGTTTTTATCTTTTATTGGAAAAAATGCTAAAGAAAAGGGCTCAGGTAATATATTTATTGGAAATATTGATTTGAAAAGGTTAGCAATTACAGCTATTACAACCATCGCATTTGGGACTTTATTAATAGGCATTAATAAAAGCGGTATATTAATAGCTTCAGGGCTTGTTTTAAGTTTCTTGTTTAATAAGTTTTGTGAAAGCAAAATTACTGGACTTACAGGAGATAGTTTAGGTGCTAATAATGAATTAGTTGAAATTCTAACTATGATTTTGTTTGTGGCTATGAGTTAA
- a CDS encoding ABC transporter permease, with product MMHIVKRAEISKTDNFKIRCIAILLSLLVLGMFLLLIKLNPIEVYAAIIKGSLGSSYSIKQTLIKAIPLIITSLGISIAFKMQFWNIGGEGQMVMGAFAATFFALKFPHMNKLPLLLLMFCAGILGGGLWALIAALLKGKWKTNETIVTLMLNYIALKFITYLQYGPWKDKRAMGFPKIPNFSPNATLPEVFGIHMGWIIAIILVILVYIFMKYTKKGYEIAVLGESEKTAIYAGIKIRKTMYIAIFLSGALCGIAGVIQASAVSRTLTADVAGGAGFTAIIIAWLSALSAPIIVLVSILFAALLEGASFIQTAFGIPQAAAQLIQAVILFFVLGSEFFTRYKINFQKQKMKVKIDSGQIKETGQTKAGKREENKNE from the coding sequence ATGATGCACATTGTTAAAAGAGCTGAAATAAGTAAAACTGATAATTTTAAAATTAGATGCATTGCAATCCTCCTATCCCTTTTGGTACTAGGTATGTTTTTGCTCCTAATTAAACTTAATCCTATAGAAGTATATGCGGCTATTATAAAGGGTAGTCTGGGTTCTTCTTATAGTATTAAGCAAACACTTATTAAGGCAATACCACTGATTATAACTTCACTTGGAATATCTATAGCCTTCAAAATGCAATTCTGGAATATTGGTGGAGAAGGACAAATGGTAATGGGCGCTTTTGCTGCTACCTTTTTTGCTTTAAAATTTCCTCATATGAATAAATTACCACTATTACTTCTAATGTTTTGCGCAGGGATTTTAGGTGGGGGCTTATGGGCATTAATTGCAGCCTTGCTTAAAGGGAAATGGAAAACTAATGAAACAATTGTAACCTTAATGCTAAACTACATAGCCTTAAAATTTATCACTTATTTGCAATATGGACCTTGGAAGGATAAAAGAGCAATGGGGTTCCCTAAAATACCTAATTTCTCTCCAAATGCAACGCTTCCAGAGGTTTTTGGAATACATATGGGATGGATAATCGCAATTATACTTGTTATTTTAGTTTATATTTTTATGAAATATACTAAAAAGGGCTATGAAATTGCAGTACTAGGAGAAAGTGAAAAAACAGCCATATATGCAGGCATTAAAATTAGAAAAACCATGTACATAGCTATATTTTTAAGCGGCGCCTTATGTGGAATAGCCGGTGTAATTCAAGCCTCAGCAGTAAGCAGAACTTTGACTGCAGATGTTGCAGGTGGAGCTGGATTTACAGCTATAATTATAGCTTGGCTATCAGCACTCAGTGCACCTATTATAGTATTAGTATCTATACTTTTTGCAGCACTTTTAGAGGGAGCTTCATTTATTCAAACAGCCTTTGGAATACCTCAAGCTGCGGCACAACTAATACAAGCTGTTATACTGTTTTTCGTATTAGGCAGCGAATTCTTCACGAGATATAAGATAAATTTTCAAAAACAGAAAATGAAGGTTAAAATCGATAGCGGACAAATTAAAGAAACCGGACAAACTAAAGCTGGAAAAAGGGAGGAAAATAAAAATGAATAG
- a CDS encoding nitroreductase family protein, whose amino-acid sequence MIQAINSRKSIRNYKDASLSPEDLQKIKNIIKNATPLFSHIPMESFLIEDGEKIHATFKGLMAKYTKVESPHYLAFTSEIAEGHLENIGFIGEDIVLKLTQLGIGTCWLGSAIKQELFKTIVKVQDKQSYIILIALGYPTEQLKLVESRKRLDKSKVINGTYENQYEPIIQAFIDAPSAVNSQPWKLSINNNKFDLYLENRNMLTKKMLKDMNRIDMGIGLNHLYNSAIELGYNVELKQAPHNELGNSLYIISAILNKG is encoded by the coding sequence ATGATCCAAGCTATAAATTCAAGAAAATCTATAAGAAATTATAAAGACGCGAGTTTATCCCCAGAAGATTTACAAAAAATTAAAAATATTATAAAGAATGCAACGCCACTATTTTCCCATATACCTATGGAATCATTCCTAATTGAAGATGGAGAAAAAATCCATGCTACCTTTAAGGGCCTTATGGCTAAATATACAAAAGTTGAATCTCCCCATTATCTAGCTTTTACTTCAGAAATCGCAGAAGGTCATTTAGAGAACATAGGTTTCATTGGTGAGGACATAGTTCTTAAGCTAACACAGCTTGGAATCGGAACTTGTTGGCTCGGAAGTGCCATAAAGCAAGAACTATTTAAAACTATAGTCAAAGTACAAGATAAACAGAGTTATATAATTTTAATCGCTCTTGGATATCCCACTGAGCAATTGAAGCTAGTGGAAAGTAGGAAAAGGTTAGATAAAAGCAAAGTAATTAATGGTACTTATGAAAATCAATATGAACCTATAATACAAGCATTTATTGATGCTCCCTCTGCGGTTAACTCTCAGCCTTGGAAATTATCAATAAACAATAATAAATTTGACTTATATTTAGAAAACAGAAATATGTTAACCAAAAAGATGCTTAAAGACATGAACCGTATAGATATGGGCATAGGGCTTAATCATTTATATAACTCAGCCATTGAGCTAGGCTATAACGTGGAATTAAAACAGGCTCCTCACAATGAATTAGGAAACTCTCTTTATATAATAAGTGCAATATTAAATAAGGGTTAG
- the rpsA gene encoding 30S ribosomal protein S1 has translation MTTENLTTDNITEENNEEVTMNDVMGSIEESMVPISSEDNVEEIWGKLQEILDQDKTLEITINEIVKGGATADVEGIRAFIPASQMSNAYIENLQDFKGKTMEVKIIELEKESKKLVLSRKAIEKEENEAKGNLVWDELKKGDMRKGVVTRLAKFGAFVDLGGVDGLIHISELSWKRVQDPAEVVSVGQELEVRILDLDREKGRISLGLKAAAGNPWNNISSIYKTNDIVEGTVVRIMEFGAFVQLPSGIDGLVHLSEISEDRIEKVSDVLKVGDVVKVKIGDINEKDRRISLSIKEAADKSYGDLSKYNGEEQGLTLGDILKDKFKDFKFE, from the coding sequence ATGACAACAGAAAATTTAACAACAGATAATATAACAGAAGAAAATAACGAAGAAGTAACAATGAATGACGTAATGGGCAGTATCGAGGAATCTATGGTTCCAATTAGCAGTGAGGATAATGTTGAAGAAATATGGGGTAAATTACAAGAGATTTTAGATCAAGATAAAACTTTAGAAATAACAATTAATGAAATAGTAAAAGGTGGAGCTACTGCCGATGTTGAAGGAATTAGAGCATTTATACCTGCTTCACAAATGTCAAATGCTTATATAGAAAATTTACAAGATTTCAAAGGAAAAACTATGGAAGTTAAAATAATAGAGCTTGAGAAAGAAAGCAAAAAGTTAGTTCTATCTAGAAAAGCGATTGAAAAAGAAGAAAACGAAGCTAAGGGAAACTTAGTATGGGATGAGCTTAAAAAAGGCGATATGAGAAAAGGCGTTGTAACAAGACTTGCTAAATTTGGTGCTTTTGTTGATTTAGGTGGCGTTGATGGACTTATTCACATATCAGAATTATCATGGAAAAGAGTTCAAGATCCAGCAGAGGTAGTATCAGTTGGACAGGAATTAGAAGTTCGTATATTAGACCTTGATAGAGAAAAAGGAAGAATATCTCTAGGACTTAAAGCAGCAGCAGGGAATCCTTGGAATAATATATCAAGCATATATAAAACTAATGATATAGTAGAGGGAACTGTAGTAAGAATAATGGAATTTGGTGCTTTTGTTCAACTACCTTCAGGTATAGATGGACTTGTTCATTTATCAGAAATATCAGAAGATCGTATAGAAAAGGTTTCTGATGTATTAAAGGTTGGAGATGTTGTAAAAGTTAAAATTGGTGATATCAATGAAAAAGATAGAAGAATAAGTTTAAGTATAAAAGAAGCAGCAGATAAAAGTTATGGTGATCTTTCAAAATATAATGGGGAAGAGCAAGGCTTAACTCTAGGAGATATATTAAAAGATAAATTTAAGGATTTTAAATTCGAATAA
- a CDS encoding DUF3892 domain-containing protein, whose protein sequence is MGKRENSTHMISRVVKDNSGEITAYEFENGEIVSKEQAVILAKQGNIGGVSISTSKKGEEFLRSLPDGDKSNNLDSLPVIDDNEIY, encoded by the coding sequence ATGGGTAAAAGAGAAAACTCAACTCATATGATTAGTAGAGTAGTTAAGGACAATAGTGGAGAAATAACAGCTTATGAATTTGAAAATGGAGAAATAGTTTCAAAAGAGCAAGCGGTCATTTTGGCTAAGCAAGGTAATATCGGTGGAGTTTCTATATCAACGTCGAAAAAAGGTGAAGAATTCTTAAGAAGTTTACCTGATGGAGATAAATCCAATAATTTAGACAGTTTGCCAGTTATAGACGATAACGAAATCTATTAA
- a CDS encoding ABC transporter permease has protein sequence MNSITTFLAAAVVAGTPLLFATLGEILTEKVGNLNLGVEGMMLMGSVVGFMAGLSTGSPIIAMLAAAIAGAFGALIYAFLTITLRANQVVCGLTLTIFGTGFSSMVGKQLIGKVTPEKIKMFFIPKRIPIIGHIPFIGDIFFNQDVFVYLGYIITLLLFIYLYKTAKGLNTMAVGENPAAADAASINVNLYKYVNTLIGGALCGLGGAYLSLVYVPAWQENVTAGRGWIAVALVIFATWRPHRALIGAYLFGGLDILGFRLQGLPNFAVSQYLIDLLPYVVTIIILVIVSMKKSSKNSPPAGLSNAYFREER, from the coding sequence ATGAATAGTATAACAACATTTTTAGCCGCTGCAGTTGTAGCTGGTACACCTCTACTTTTTGCTACCTTAGGTGAAATATTAACTGAAAAAGTAGGAAACCTTAATTTAGGTGTAGAAGGTATGATGCTTATGGGCTCTGTCGTTGGATTTATGGCAGGATTAAGCACAGGGAGTCCAATTATAGCCATGTTAGCCGCAGCAATTGCAGGAGCCTTTGGCGCACTAATTTATGCATTCTTAACTATAACACTAAGAGCAAATCAAGTTGTATGTGGGCTTACACTAACTATATTTGGAACAGGGTTTTCCAGTATGGTAGGTAAACAATTGATTGGGAAAGTTACCCCAGAAAAAATTAAAATGTTTTTTATTCCTAAAAGAATTCCCATAATAGGACATATACCTTTTATAGGAGATATATTTTTTAATCAAGATGTGTTTGTATATCTTGGATATATTATAACTCTACTTTTATTTATATATTTATATAAAACAGCTAAGGGATTAAACACCATGGCAGTGGGGGAAAACCCAGCAGCCGCTGACGCAGCTAGTATAAATGTTAATTTATATAAGTATGTTAATACATTAATAGGAGGAGCTCTTTGCGGGCTTGGAGGAGCATATCTATCTCTTGTCTATGTGCCAGCATGGCAGGAAAACGTAACAGCAGGCAGAGGGTGGATAGCAGTTGCCTTAGTTATTTTTGCAACTTGGAGACCTCATAGAGCACTTATAGGGGCATACCTCTTTGGAGGGCTTGATATATTAGGCTTTAGACTTCAGGGCTTACCTAATTTTGCAGTATCTCAATATCTTATTGATTTATTGCCTTATGTAGTTACAATAATTATTTTAGTAATTGTTTCCATGAAGAAATCTAGCAAAAATTCACCTCCGGCGGGACTTTCTAATGCTTATTTTAGGGAAGAAAGATAA
- a CDS encoding ABC transporter ATP-binding protein, giving the protein MDKMPYVFIENISKTFGKVVANVNMNLTVNGGEIHALLGENGAGKSTLMNMLSGVYTPDSGSIFIHGKNMNFTCPKDAIKAGVGMIYQHFKLVEEMTAKQNILLGQNSGIFFKDKLEIKKINDICEKFQLEIDINKYVRDMAVGERQNLEILKVLYRGADILVLDEPTTVFTQSETAKLFKIMNKMKEQGCAIIFISHKMDEVMEICDKITVLRKGEAVKTVEKEETTPKELTELMMGRKADLSINRVDREPGEILLQVKNLKVLNAEKAEIIKNMSFSLREGEILGVAGIAGSGQKELCEAIAGIEMASGGEIFLEGENLVGKSPRDIINKGISMSFIPEDRLGMGLVASMDMVDNLLLKDYHKQKGLFINRKPVIEKAKKMVDKFEIKTPDIYHPIKYLSGGNIQKILVGRELSMYPKILIMAYAVRGLDINTCYTIYDLISQEKKKGTAVLFIGEDLDVLIQLCDRIMVICHGEVTGIASAADASREKIGMMMVGKTVEEGI; this is encoded by the coding sequence ATGGATAAAATGCCTTATGTATTTATAGAAAATATTAGTAAGACCTTCGGAAAAGTAGTAGCTAATGTGAATATGAATTTAACGGTGAATGGTGGAGAAATCCATGCACTTTTAGGTGAAAATGGGGCAGGTAAAAGCACTCTCATGAACATGTTATCCGGGGTATATACTCCGGATAGCGGTTCTATTTTTATTCACGGGAAAAATATGAATTTCACTTGCCCAAAGGATGCTATTAAAGCCGGAGTAGGAATGATTTATCAACATTTTAAACTAGTTGAGGAAATGACAGCTAAGCAAAATATATTACTAGGTCAAAATAGTGGAATATTTTTTAAGGACAAGTTAGAAATTAAAAAAATCAATGATATATGTGAAAAATTTCAGTTGGAGATAGATATAAATAAATATGTTAGAGATATGGCAGTAGGAGAGAGGCAAAATCTTGAAATATTGAAGGTGCTTTATAGAGGTGCTGACATTTTAGTATTAGATGAGCCTACTACAGTGTTTACACAAAGTGAAACAGCCAAATTATTTAAAATAATGAACAAGATGAAAGAGCAAGGCTGTGCAATTATATTTATAAGTCATAAAATGGATGAAGTAATGGAGATCTGTGACAAGATTACTGTTTTAAGAAAAGGTGAAGCTGTAAAAACAGTAGAAAAGGAAGAAACCACTCCAAAAGAGTTAACAGAACTCATGATGGGGCGCAAGGCAGATTTATCTATAAATCGTGTGGATAGAGAGCCAGGAGAAATATTATTACAAGTAAAAAATTTGAAAGTTTTAAATGCTGAAAAGGCTGAAATAATTAAAAATATGAGTTTCAGCTTAAGAGAAGGTGAAATTCTTGGTGTGGCTGGGATCGCGGGTAGTGGACAAAAGGAATTATGTGAAGCTATTGCAGGAATTGAGATGGCCTCAGGGGGTGAAATATTTCTTGAAGGGGAGAATCTGGTAGGAAAATCTCCTAGAGATATTATTAATAAAGGTATAAGCATGAGTTTTATACCAGAGGATAGATTAGGCATGGGCCTAGTTGCATCTATGGACATGGTGGATAACCTTTTACTAAAGGATTACCATAAACAAAAGGGACTATTTATAAATAGAAAACCAGTTATCGAAAAGGCTAAGAAAATGGTGGACAAGTTTGAAATTAAAACTCCAGACATATATCACCCAATAAAATATTTATCTGGTGGAAATATTCAAAAAATATTAGTGGGAAGAGAATTAAGCATGTATCCGAAAATTCTTATTATGGCATATGCCGTAAGAGGGCTGGATATTAACACCTGTTATACGATTTACGACCTAATAAGCCAAGAAAAGAAAAAAGGAACAGCTGTATTATTTATTGGAGAAGATTTGGATGTACTAATTCAATTATGCGATAGGATTATGGTAATTTGTCATGGTGAGGTAACTGGCATTGCTTCCGCAGCTGATGCTTCAAGAGAAAAAATTGGCATGATGATGGTGGGAAAAACAGTTGAGGAGGGGATATAG
- the cobT gene encoding nicotinate-nucleotide--dimethylbenzimidazole phosphoribosyltransferase yields the protein MKILKNTLQNIEPANKDAMKKAWDRLDSLTKPIGSLGEIENIIAKMAGITGEIHNVINKKNVVIMCGDNGVVEEGVSNCPKSVTATVTNNFTKEITGVYVLSKFAGSDITVVDVGVDADFNNPKIINRKIAYGTMNMMEGPAMTREQTIKAIEVGIETIDDLASKGYDLFGTGEMGVGNTATSAAILSVFSGLEVDMAVGKGSGITEEQFINKKRVIKKAIEVNKPDKNDVIDVLSKVGGFDIAGLCGCFLSAAKNRVPIVIDGFIASAAALCAYKLNPLVKEYIFASHLSAEPGAAFIMKEIGLAPMLNLNMRLGEGSGCPLAFNIIEAALFTMNNMGTFEEATLDSKKYIDIRDNTVG from the coding sequence ATGAAAATTCTAAAAAACACATTGCAGAATATTGAACCAGCAAATAAAGATGCTATGAAAAAGGCCTGGGATAGGCTTGATAGTCTAACAAAACCTATAGGAAGTCTTGGTGAAATAGAAAATATTATAGCCAAGATGGCAGGTATTACTGGAGAGATACATAATGTGATTAATAAAAAGAATGTGGTTATAATGTGTGGAGATAATGGAGTTGTGGAAGAGGGAGTGTCTAATTGCCCTAAAAGTGTAACGGCTACAGTTACTAATAATTTCACTAAAGAAATTACCGGCGTATATGTTTTATCAAAATTTGCTGGAAGTGACATTACAGTTGTAGATGTAGGAGTTGATGCGGACTTTAATAATCCTAAAATTATAAATAGAAAAATTGCATACGGCACCATGAATATGATGGAAGGGCCCGCAATGACCAGAGAACAAACAATAAAAGCTATAGAAGTTGGCATAGAAACAATTGATGATTTGGCATCCAAAGGCTACGATTTGTTCGGCACAGGGGAAATGGGTGTAGGAAATACTGCCACAAGTGCAGCAATTCTAAGTGTTTTTTCAGGCCTAGAGGTAGATATGGCAGTAGGTAAAGGCTCGGGAATTACGGAGGAGCAATTTATTAATAAAAAAAGAGTAATTAAGAAGGCTATTGAGGTAAATAAACCAGATAAAAATGATGTTATTGATGTACTTTCAAAAGTTGGAGGATTCGATATTGCGGGACTATGTGGTTGCTTCCTATCAGCAGCGAAGAATAGAGTACCTATTGTTATTGATGGGTTTATAGCATCAGCAGCTGCACTTTGTGCTTATAAATTAAATCCCTTAGTGAAGGAATATATATTTGCATCTCACTTATCTGCTGAACCGGGAGCAGCATTTATAATGAAGGAAATAGGACTTGCACCTATGCTAAATTTGAATATGAGACTCGGAGAAGGCTCAGGGTGCCCTCTTGCTTTTAATATAATTGAAGCGGCGCTGTTCACAATGAATAATATGGGAACATTTGAAGAGGCAACTCTGGATAGCAAAAAGTACATAGATATAAGGGATAATACCGTAGGGTAA
- a CDS encoding transposase — MARKARLKADDAIFHIMCKSISEVDLFRDDEDKEKYLSLVKKYKDLYHVKIYGYCLMDNHSHLLIYANGADISKVMHGINFSYAMYFNKKYKREGHLFKDRFKSKIVDNDRYLRTVSLYIHNNPTDIGEFKDCPEKYAYSSLGIYIGKTRDHFNLVDFGFVIGFFGNNLDFARKHYYSLVFGCNDEKLKEEFEFKHEKTKYISERKLLVRNFKSEDIMEFIATKMDISKFQLHMKYSRKLVEARALTVVLMRSICNLNSSDISVVLGNITPARVSKLSTIGIELIGSDKKYENILQEFIKYYVH; from the coding sequence ATGGCAAGAAAGGCAAGATTAAAAGCAGATGACGCTATATTTCATATTATGTGCAAAAGTATCAGCGAGGTAGATTTATTCAGAGATGATGAGGATAAGGAAAAGTATTTATCCCTTGTAAAGAAATACAAAGATCTCTATCATGTTAAAATTTACGGGTACTGTCTTATGGATAACCACTCACATCTATTAATTTATGCTAATGGCGCGGACATATCCAAAGTCATGCATGGAATAAATTTTTCTTATGCAATGTACTTTAATAAGAAATATAAACGGGAGGGCCACCTTTTTAAAGACAGATTCAAAAGCAAAATAGTTGATAATGATAGATATTTGAGAACTGTATCGCTATATATACATAATAATCCTACAGATATAGGTGAATTTAAAGATTGCCCTGAAAAATATGCATATTCTAGTTTAGGAATATATATTGGAAAAACACGGGATCATTTCAACTTAGTTGATTTCGGATTTGTCATTGGCTTTTTTGGAAATAATCTTGATTTTGCAAGGAAACATTATTATAGCCTTGTCTTTGGATGCAACGACGAAAAATTAAAAGAAGAATTTGAATTTAAACATGAAAAAACAAAGTATATCAGTGAAAGAAAATTACTTGTAAGAAACTTTAAGTCTGAAGATATAATGGAATTTATAGCAACAAAGATGGATATATCAAAGTTTCAACTTCATATGAAATACAGTAGAAAACTTGTAGAAGCAAGAGCATTAACCGTTGTTTTAATGAGGAGTATCTGCAATTTAAACTCCAGCGATATATCCGTCGTTCTTGGAAACATTACACCGGCTAGAGTATCAAAATTAAGCACTATTGGTATAGAATTAATTGGATCTGACAAAAAATACGAAAATATCCTTCAGGAATTTATTAAATACTATGTTCACTAA
- a CDS encoding BMP family ABC transporter substrate-binding protein — MKKKLGSLLIAFTFIMSLGLTGCSSEKKVETKDSVKKEITVGFIYVGPVGDEGWTYSHDVARKEIEKQLGVKTLFKESVKEDLAEVDKVCEEMINQGANVIVGTSFGFMDGMEASAAKHPDVKYLHASGYKTSENMSNYFGRMYQARYLSGIVAGMKTKTNKIGYVAAHPIPEVIRGINAFALGVQSVKPEAIVKVKWTNTWYDPAREKEAGKALIAEGVDVITQHQDTAGPLQAAEEAGISAIGYNTDMQAKAPKAYMTSPVWNWTPYYVEQIKAIKAGTWKSGSYWKGLESGIVSLAPLTANAPTGAKDAVEKAKATILSGKNKIFEGPLKDQSGAVKVAQGKVMTDEELLQFNWFVKGVEGKIEK; from the coding sequence ATGAAGAAAAAACTTGGCAGTTTATTAATAGCGTTTACTTTTATTATGTCTTTAGGGCTCACTGGATGTAGTAGTGAGAAAAAAGTTGAGACAAAAGATAGCGTGAAAAAGGAAATAACTGTAGGATTTATATATGTTGGACCAGTAGGCGATGAGGGTTGGACTTATTCTCATGATGTGGCAAGAAAAGAGATTGAAAAACAGCTAGGAGTAAAGACGCTGTTTAAAGAATCAGTAAAAGAGGATTTAGCAGAAGTAGATAAGGTATGCGAAGAAATGATTAATCAAGGAGCTAATGTTATCGTAGGAACAAGCTTTGGATTTATGGATGGAATGGAAGCATCAGCAGCTAAACATCCTGATGTTAAATATCTCCATGCATCTGGGTACAAAACTTCAGAAAATATGTCAAATTATTTTGGACGTATGTATCAAGCAAGATATCTTTCAGGTATTGTTGCTGGGATGAAGACAAAAACTAATAAAATAGGATATGTAGCAGCACATCCAATTCCAGAAGTAATAAGAGGAATAAATGCTTTTGCTCTAGGAGTACAATCTGTTAAACCAGAAGCAATAGTAAAGGTAAAATGGACTAATACTTGGTATGACCCAGCTAGAGAAAAAGAAGCAGGAAAAGCACTAATTGCAGAAGGGGTAGATGTAATTACTCAGCATCAGGATACCGCAGGCCCATTACAAGCGGCAGAAGAAGCTGGAATATCCGCTATTGGATATAATACTGATATGCAAGCTAAAGCACCTAAAGCATATATGACATCACCAGTTTGGAATTGGACACCATATTATGTGGAGCAAATAAAAGCTATTAAAGCAGGTACATGGAAATCGGGAAGTTATTGGAAGGGCCTCGAGTCTGGAATTGTTTCTCTTGCACCACTAACCGCAAATGCACCAACTGGAGCAAAAGATGCTGTAGAAAAAGCTAAGGCAACTATTTTGAGTGGTAAAAATAAAATATTTGAAGGTCCACTAAAGGATCAAAGTGGAGCGGTTAAAGTTGCACAGGGCAAAGTAATGACAGATGAGGAATTACTTCAATTTAATTGGTTTGTAAAAGGTGTAGAAGGAAAAATAGAAAAATAA